One genomic segment of Arenicella xantha includes these proteins:
- a CDS encoding TetR/AcrR family transcriptional regulator: MKQLPTQQRALRKRQALIDAAEQEFSESGFEVATAKSIAARAGVAVGTFYQYFDNKHDILREIAEQGFAELHARIPLLDLQLADGSRDRIVSLFSETLDFVYQYHARRPELHRVLEQRRVVDADLSEIMCRGEGVLRARVLQFVQSFNTPHAEIVASNLFAMAEGLVHRHVFEPNQHNPQQVIQIGAEMLSSYFLTHYPQ, from the coding sequence ATGAAACAGTTACCAACTCAGCAGCGTGCATTGCGCAAGCGACAAGCGCTCATTGACGCCGCTGAACAGGAGTTTTCAGAGAGTGGTTTCGAAGTTGCAACGGCTAAGTCTATTGCTGCTCGAGCCGGTGTTGCGGTGGGAACGTTTTATCAATACTTTGATAATAAACACGATATTTTACGCGAAATTGCTGAGCAAGGATTTGCTGAACTACATGCTCGCATCCCGTTACTTGATCTGCAGCTTGCGGATGGCTCACGAGATAGAATCGTCTCGTTATTTTCTGAAACCTTAGACTTTGTGTATCAGTACCATGCGCGACGCCCTGAGCTGCACCGAGTGTTGGAGCAACGTCGCGTGGTAGATGCTGATTTGAGCGAGATAATGTGCCGCGGTGAGGGTGTGCTGCGTGCTCGCGTGCTTCAGTTTGTTCAGAGCTTTAACACGCCTCATGCCGAGATCGTCGCCAGTAATTTGTTTGCTATGGCAGAAGGGCTTGTTCATCGCCATGTATTTGAGCCTAACCAGCATAATCCTCAACAGGTAATTCAGATTGGCGCTGAAATGCTGTCTAGTTATTTTTTAACCCATTACCCCCAATAA
- a CDS encoding alpha/beta fold hydrolase has translation MSTSPHTFHSEAVANWFNRGRYRTLAGKTIFTIDEGDARLPVIVLIHGFPTSSFDWLPMWDTFVKQYRLVSLDMHGFGFSDKPDSRTYSIHQQADLFEELIGQLRIENYHVLAHDYGVSVAQELLARQLDGSGIGSWQSLCLLNGGLFPETHRALIIQKLMLSRLGKYINKFTGFEQFKQSFSSVFGPQTKPSDRELQEFWELINFNHGRHVFHNLITYILDRREHRERWVTALQNAQIPISLINGSIDPVSGSHLVDRYKELGCRLDHLKALDTIGHYPHVEAADAVTTAYLEFLSNNGAS, from the coding sequence ATGTCTACAAGTCCTCACACCTTTCACAGCGAAGCTGTTGCAAACTGGTTTAACCGCGGCCGTTACCGAACACTCGCAGGCAAAACAATTTTTACTATTGATGAGGGCGACGCTCGGCTCCCGGTGATTGTTCTTATTCATGGATTTCCCACCTCGTCATTCGACTGGCTACCAATGTGGGACACATTCGTCAAACAGTATCGACTCGTGAGTTTAGACATGCACGGCTTTGGTTTCTCCGACAAGCCTGATAGCCGCACCTACTCCATACATCAGCAAGCGGATTTATTTGAAGAATTGATTGGCCAATTGCGGATAGAAAATTACCATGTCCTAGCCCACGATTACGGCGTATCGGTAGCTCAGGAATTGTTAGCTCGCCAACTAGATGGCTCAGGTATCGGCAGCTGGCAGTCTCTGTGCTTATTAAACGGTGGACTATTCCCAGAGACGCACCGAGCGCTAATTATTCAAAAATTGATGCTTAGCCGGTTAGGAAAATACATCAATAAGTTCACCGGCTTTGAACAGTTTAAACAATCATTTTCGAGTGTATTTGGGCCACAAACCAAGCCAAGTGATCGCGAACTACAAGAATTCTGGGAGCTTATTAATTTCAATCACGGTCGACATGTATTCCACAATTTAATCACTTACATCTTAGATCGACGTGAACATCGAGAGCGTTGGGTCACCGCGCTACAAAACGCACAGATACCGATATCGCTGATTAATGGTTCAATTGATCCGGTATCAGGGTCACATTTGGTTGACCGGTATAAGGAACTAGGCTGTCGTTTGGATCACCTTAAAGCGCTTGATACAATTGGGCATTATCCACACGTCGAAGCCGCCGACGCCGTGACCACGGCCTATTTAGAATTCTTATCCAACAATGGGGCATCATAA
- a CDS encoding response regulator encodes MKDSHILIVDDHALFRTGMQMILTQVGEARGISEASSIRDAFDFCESSVDLILLDIHLPGLNGIDGIKPLREKFSGVPIIILSASSEHSAINDARHLGAAGFLNKAALAEEMVSSISHVLNGGTCFPEDTDASHYVSPAGIGKSLTPRQVEVLIYLCEGKPNKLIARELEMSENTVRVHVSAILAALGASNRSEAILIAQREGLTT; translated from the coding sequence ATGAAAGATTCCCACATACTAATTGTTGACGACCACGCTCTGTTTCGTACCGGCATGCAAATGATACTGACACAGGTTGGAGAGGCTCGAGGAATTTCCGAAGCCAGCTCCATTCGCGATGCTTTTGACTTTTGCGAATCCAGCGTTGACCTCATCCTGCTCGACATCCACTTACCGGGCCTAAACGGGATCGACGGTATTAAACCGCTTAGAGAAAAGTTCTCGGGAGTCCCGATCATCATTCTCTCGGCAAGCTCTGAGCACTCGGCGATCAATGATGCCCGCCACCTTGGTGCAGCGGGCTTTCTGAACAAGGCTGCGCTGGCTGAAGAAATGGTATCGTCTATTTCGCATGTGCTAAACGGTGGCACCTGTTTTCCAGAAGATACTGACGCAAGCCACTACGTATCGCCGGCCGGCATCGGGAAGTCTTTGACGCCACGCCAAGTTGAGGTACTGATCTACCTATGCGAGGGCAAACCGAATAAACTTATTGCCCGAGAGCTAGAGATGTCTGAAAACACCGTGCGAGTCCACGTCTCTGCCATCTTAGCCGCATTAGGCGCCTCGAACCGCTCCGAAGCCATCTTGATAGCTCAACGCGAGGGCCTCACGACTTAA